The Solanum lycopersicum chromosome 6, SLM_r2.1 genome has a window encoding:
- the LOC101268286 gene encoding BTB/POZ domain-containing protein At3g56230, translated as MDCSICSAMPFILRPPRNTICAACYEGARTIITLTTNKVDHVENTKGSDNKTITGLLSASSSNPSIKGFGNALKWVKEMKEMEEESKEKLNYLSGFVVALRDHIHTDILIKPGNDAPSIPAHRALLAARSDIFKNILDSDGCKAPPSNNTITLSELNYDELECLLEFLYSGDLAKEKVEKHVYSLSIAADKYEIPFLQKFCENQMLGSLNTSNALDVLEISDTCSNTSLKETALNFIVKNMEDIVFTARFDAFALKNPHLTVQITRASFIDIKNRRLTV; from the exons ATGGATTGTTCTATATGTAGCGCGATGCCATTTATTTTAAGGCCACCAAGAAATACAATATGTGCAGCTTGTTACGAAGGAGCTAGAACAATAATTACGTTGACTACCAACAAGGTTGATCATGTTGAAAATACAAAAGGAAGTGATAATAAAACAATAACTGGACTTCTTTCTGCTTCTTCATCCAATCCATCTATTAAG GGATTTGGAAATGCATTGAAATGGGTGAAAGAAATGAAGGAGATGGAAGAGGAATCAAAGGAGAAGCTGAATTATCTTAGTGGTTTTGTTGTTGCCTTAAGAGATCATATTCATactgatattttaattaaacctGGCAATGATGCTCCTTCTATACCAGCACATAGAGCTCTTCTG GCAGCAAGATCTGACATATTCAAAAACATACTGGACTCAGATGGATGTAAAGCTCCACCAAGTAACAACACGATAACGTTGTCTGAACTAAACTACGATGAATTAGAGTGTCTATTAGAGTTCCTGTACAGTGGAGATTTGGCTAAAGAGAAGGTGGAAAAAcatgtatattccttgtcaattGCAGCAGATAAGTATGAGATTCCCTTCTTGCAGAAATTTTGTGAGAATCAAATGTTGGGATCATTGAACACATCGAATGCTCTCGACGTTTTAGAGATATCTGATACTTGTTCTAATACGTCGTTAAAGGAGACAGCGTTAAACTTCATTGTTAAAAACATGGAGGATATTGTGTTTACTGCTAGATTTGATGCATTTGCACTCAAGAATCCTCATTTAACTGTACAAATTACTAGGGCTTCTTTTATAGACATTAAAAATAGAAGGCTTACTGTTTGA